The Esox lucius isolate fEsoLuc1 chromosome 5, fEsoLuc1.pri, whole genome shotgun sequence genome includes a region encoding these proteins:
- the LOC105008387 gene encoding polycomb group RING finger protein 5-A isoform X2: protein MAAQRTPLVRDFNHFITCSLCRGYLIKPTTVTECLHTFCKSCIIQHFEDSNDCPKCGIQVHETNPLEMLRLDKTLEEIIFKLVPGLREKEEQQEIDFWRKNKSKENGQGDSLGSKRLRHSDDEDGDEDGQDYHRSDPQIAVCLDCLHSNVRAGEDTGLMKKFIRCSSRVTVGTIKKFLSLKLKLSSSCELDVLCNGEIMGKDHTLEFIYMTRWRLQGDNTYPMVLEYRPRIDFG from the exons ATGGCCGCACAGAGGACACCCCTGGTTAGAGACTTTAACCACTTCATCACTTGCTCTCTGTGCAGAGGTTATTTGATCAAACCCACCACGGTCACTGAGTGTCTACACACAT TTTGTAAGAGCTGCATCATCCAACACTTTGAAGACAGTAATGACTGTCCCAAATGTGGCATTCAAGTTCATGAAACTAACCCTCTAGAGATGCTAAG GTTAGACAAAACTCTGGAGGAAATCATTTTCAAGCTTGTGCCTGGACTTCGAGAAA aagaggaacaGCAGGAGATTGATTTCTGGAGGAAGAATAAGTCAAAAGAAAATGGCCAAG GAGACAGCCTTGGATCTAAAAGGCTTCGGCACAGTGATGATGAAGATGGTGATGAAGATGGTCAAGATTACCACAGGAGCGACCCCCAGATAGCCGTCTGTCTGGACTGTCTCCACAGCAATGTCCGTGCAGGAGAAGACACA GGATTGATGAAGAAGTTCATTCGCTGCTCTAGTCGAGTCACAGTGGGAACCATCAAGAAGTTCCTCAGTTTAAAGTTAAAGCTTTCCAGCTCCTGTGAG CTGGACGTTCTGTGCAACGGGGAGATCATGGGGAAGGACCACACTCTAGAGTTCATCTACATGACCCGCTGGAGGCTGCAAGGTGACAAT ACATACCCCATGGTCCTGGAATACAGACCGCGAATAGACTTTGGCTGA
- the LOC105008387 gene encoding polycomb group RING finger protein 5-A isoform X1 → MAAQRTPLVRDFNHFITCSLCRGYLIKPTTVTECLHTFCKSCIIQHFEDSNDCPKCGIQVHETNPLEMLRLDKTLEEIIFKLVPGLREKEEQQEIDFWRKNKSKENGQGDSLGSKRLRHSDDEDGDEDGQDYHRSDPQIAVCLDCLHSNVRAGEDTVKGLMKKFIRCSSRVTVGTIKKFLSLKLKLSSSCELDVLCNGEIMGKDHTLEFIYMTRWRLQGDNTYPMVLEYRPRIDFG, encoded by the exons ATGGCCGCACAGAGGACACCCCTGGTTAGAGACTTTAACCACTTCATCACTTGCTCTCTGTGCAGAGGTTATTTGATCAAACCCACCACGGTCACTGAGTGTCTACACACAT TTTGTAAGAGCTGCATCATCCAACACTTTGAAGACAGTAATGACTGTCCCAAATGTGGCATTCAAGTTCATGAAACTAACCCTCTAGAGATGCTAAG GTTAGACAAAACTCTGGAGGAAATCATTTTCAAGCTTGTGCCTGGACTTCGAGAAA aagaggaacaGCAGGAGATTGATTTCTGGAGGAAGAATAAGTCAAAAGAAAATGGCCAAG GAGACAGCCTTGGATCTAAAAGGCTTCGGCACAGTGATGATGAAGATGGTGATGAAGATGGTCAAGATTACCACAGGAGCGACCCCCAGATAGCCGTCTGTCTGGACTGTCTCCACAGCAATGTCCGTGCAGGAGAAGACACAGTTAAG GGATTGATGAAGAAGTTCATTCGCTGCTCTAGTCGAGTCACAGTGGGAACCATCAAGAAGTTCCTCAGTTTAAAGTTAAAGCTTTCCAGCTCCTGTGAG CTGGACGTTCTGTGCAACGGGGAGATCATGGGGAAGGACCACACTCTAGAGTTCATCTACATGACCCGCTGGAGGCTGCAAGGTGACAAT ACATACCCCATGGTCCTGGAATACAGACCGCGAATAGACTTTGGCTGA
- the LOC105008388 gene encoding ankyrin repeat domain-containing protein 1, protein MGLHTVEELVTGRRCEGREADERLTEAFSESVYEAAVNQEKQDGHRSHKHLANFPEESEGEITVVNLNTDKSGRLKLETVDDLFNILQLRKRRRERKVMNKKEPEPEIIPDTVNEEMFLNAAMENKLPVIEKYLSDGGDPNVGDHFLRTALHKASSKGHVEIVKRLLHAGASIEKKDKLDATAVHWACRGGSLSALELLLNEGGKFNSRDKLRSTPLHVAVRTGHYECAEHLIHCGADINAKDRDGDTPMHDAVRINRFKMIRLLLMYGASLKTKNNDGKSPSDNLLAWQSGAKNILCNVNNEKAIM, encoded by the exons ATGGGGCTACATACCGTTGAAGAGCTG GTCACAGGAAGGAGGTGTGAGGGCAGGGAGGCAGACGAGCGGCTGACGGAAGCGTTTTCGGAGAGCGTGTACGAAGCCGCCGTCAACCAGGAGAAACAGGATGGCCATAGATCACACAAACACCTGGCGAACTTTCCAGAGGAGAGTGAGGGGGAGATTACAGTTGTCAATCTtaat acagacaaatcagGCCGGCTGAAGCTAGAGACTGTGGACGACCTTTTTAACATCCTTcagctgaggaagaggaggagggagaggaaagtGATGAACAAAAAAGAACCCGAGCCAGAGATCATT CCAGACACAGTCAATGAAGAAATGTTCTTGAATGCAGCCATGGAGAACAAGCTTCCGGTGATTGAGAAGTATCTGTCAGATGGAGGTGACCCCAACGTCGGTGATCAT TTCCTGAGGACCGCGCTGCACAAAGCCTCGTCAAAGGGTCACGTGGAGATTGTGAAAAGACTCCTGCATGCCGGGGCTTCCATTGAGAAGAAAGATAAA CTGGACGCCACGGCGGTACACTGGGCCTGCAGAGGAGGCAGCCTGTCTGCTCTGGAACTGCTACTCAACGAAGGAGGGAAGTTCAACTCCAGAGACAAG CTGCGGAGCACTCCTCTCCATGTAGCTGTGAGGACGGGACACTATGAATGTGCCGAGCACCTCATCCACTGTGGAGCAGACATCAACGCTAAAGACAGA GATGGGGACACACCTATGCACGACGCTGTGAGGATAAACCGTTTCAAAATGATCCGGCTACTGCTGATGTACGGAGCCAGTCTTAAAACTAAGAACAAT GACGGCAAGTCCCCAAGTGACAATCTTCTGGCGTGGCAGAGTGGTGCTAAGAACATCCTTTGTAACGTCAACAATGAAAAAGCCATCATGTAG